One genomic region from Ralstonia sp. RRA encodes:
- a CDS encoding type IV secretion system protein gives MQILKSNVVAALIWAAILFVLLGDSTSAFAQSGGSQSVSIGAADAGFINQVTSQLNSLESSLQSAFSSMSGTLSANGKELEWALFSVMFVWTGVMGMLKGETLGEVFAAIIMHTLMLGIVMMCLNSSSQNALVRTFSTIASQFNSDGANLAAGFKGFFTAISSLWTDGGASSSSSTSNGSGGWFSSLFHTIGDFDLGSMLAALAIVILKVITTVVIAGASAIWAANYILSQAKLFIGMAVAPVMVPWLIMPYTTFLFDGWLKFMIGAGMMQVVGAIMIKITNILVTTMTSIAAGSTATNVILYVVLVVLAFIISYLMAEINGIAMGLLQGGSRVGFGFSSLSNLKNYGPHKGMGYAGGKAAALAGRGARNAGAAVGNAARRGVAAGYNRVRPGGGVSRSATSSGSTSGGTGSSGGGVRATMAQARNGGDKSKS, from the coding sequence ATGCAAATCCTTAAGTCGAACGTAGTCGCTGCTCTTATTTGGGCGGCGATTCTCTTTGTGCTATTGGGAGACTCGACGAGCGCTTTCGCTCAGTCGGGCGGTAGTCAGTCGGTGTCCATCGGTGCGGCAGACGCAGGCTTCATCAACCAGGTCACTAGCCAGCTCAACAGTCTTGAGAGTAGTCTGCAATCCGCGTTCAGCAGCATGAGCGGAACGCTGTCCGCCAATGGCAAGGAATTGGAGTGGGCCCTGTTCAGCGTCATGTTTGTTTGGACGGGCGTGATGGGGATGCTGAAAGGCGAGACCCTCGGGGAGGTTTTCGCAGCCATCATTATGCATACCCTCATGCTTGGGATCGTCATGATGTGCCTCAACTCGAGTTCGCAGAATGCGTTGGTTCGGACGTTCTCGACCATCGCCAGTCAGTTCAATAGCGACGGCGCAAACTTGGCGGCCGGGTTTAAGGGTTTCTTCACTGCAATCTCAAGTTTGTGGACGGATGGGGGGGCTTCCTCGTCTAGCTCTACGTCAAACGGGAGTGGTGGTTGGTTCTCATCGTTGTTCCACACGATCGGTGACTTTGACTTGGGCTCGATGCTTGCGGCCCTGGCGATCGTCATTTTGAAGGTGATTACTACGGTGGTCATCGCAGGTGCATCCGCGATTTGGGCAGCCAATTACATCCTCTCTCAGGCGAAACTTTTTATCGGTATGGCCGTTGCGCCGGTGATGGTTCCGTGGCTGATCATGCCGTATACAACCTTCCTTTTTGATGGATGGTTAAAGTTCATGATCGGCGCCGGGATGATGCAAGTCGTTGGCGCCATCATGATCAAGATCACGAATATTCTCGTGACTACGATGACTTCGATTGCTGCTGGTTCAACTGCAACGAACGTGATCTTGTACGTCGTTCTCGTTGTCCTGGCCTTCATCATCTCGTATCTGATGGCAGAGATTAACGGGATTGCGATGGGCCTTCTGCAAGGAGGCTCGCGTGTCGGTTTCGGATTCAGCTCGCTCTCGAATCTGAAGAACTATGGTCCCCACAAGGGTATGGGCTATGCAGGTGGCAAGGCGGCAGCGCTTGCCGGTCGGGGTGCTAGAAATGCTGGTGCCGCCGTGGGGAATGCAGCGCGACGAGGAGTGGCTGCAGGCTATAACCGCGTTCGACCAGGAGGGGGAGTCTCGAGGTCAGCTACAAGCTCTGGCTCCACGAGTGGGGGAACTGGCTCGTCGGGTGGAGGTGTGCGTGCGACGATGGCTCAAGCGCGCAACGGCGGCGATAAGTCGAAGTCGTGA
- a CDS encoding conjugal transfer protein encodes MKKFAIALFMLISSATASAQYIVWDPTNYVQNAMTAAQTVQSVIQQVQSYATQIRQYEMEVRQLAAMPANAINTIKQIRNVNLSNVNGYINSLQSLYGNLNGISNQISTQFSAAQLSNMTWDQYMDKLKTDVQNGVAAAKTRAQNEANTLQSIQQDYEMAKQWQSMIPATAGTHESMQLMNTQMNRMVMQGAQMLQQLQAMNGADKAQEDLNKQIAKQRNGDALQTVDKTISTDNANMSNLVNGLKTTGGGWWGVAH; translated from the coding sequence ATGAAAAAATTTGCCATCGCACTGTTCATGCTGATCTCATCGGCAACGGCTTCTGCGCAGTACATCGTTTGGGATCCGACGAACTACGTTCAGAACGCGATGACCGCTGCACAAACTGTGCAGTCTGTTATCCAGCAAGTGCAGTCCTACGCTACGCAGATCCGCCAGTATGAAATGGAGGTGAGGCAGCTCGCAGCGATGCCCGCGAATGCGATCAATACGATCAAGCAGATCCGGAACGTCAATCTTTCGAACGTCAACGGGTATATCAACTCCCTGCAAAGCCTGTACGGCAACCTCAACGGCATCTCCAATCAGATTAGCACTCAGTTCTCCGCGGCTCAGTTGAGCAACATGACCTGGGATCAGTACATGGACAAGCTCAAGACAGACGTCCAAAACGGCGTGGCAGCGGCAAAAACTCGGGCTCAGAACGAGGCCAACACGCTTCAGTCGATTCAACAAGACTACGAAATGGCCAAGCAGTGGCAGTCCATGATCCCGGCAACTGCGGGTACCCACGAGTCGATGCAGTTGATGAACACCCAAATGAACCGGATGGTCATGCAGGGCGCCCAGATGTTGCAGCAGCTTCAGGCTATGAATGGTGCCGACAAAGCGCAAGAGGATCTCAACAAGCAGATCGCAAAGCAACGAAACGGCGATGCCTTGCAGACGGTCGACAAGACAATCAGCACAGACAACGCAAACATGTCGAACCTGGTGAATGGCCTAAAAACAACTGGCGGTGGCTGGTGGGGTGTGGCGCACTGA
- a CDS encoding conjugal transfer protein has translation MNKLIAVVIATFISGSCFAGGMPVFTGGLVFDPSNFAQNIVKAGQTAQRVVTQAQQYATQIQQYRMAVQQLKSLDPRQLAALGGVSMTDLQSVYNYIGSLKNVMGDLNNVSDALNKRFTEAQLSGRSWQDYLASQQDAVKANVKAAQIRAQNEAALLKSVQDDFAMAAEWQAQIPATLGTNEDVQLLNAQMNRLVMQNAQVMRLLVDQNGAMKSAAQMDELAKRKQDAESRSVFYNAIHQDGQNTKSLVDGLR, from the coding sequence GTGAATAAGCTAATCGCAGTAGTGATCGCCACGTTTATTTCGGGTTCGTGCTTTGCCGGCGGGATGCCAGTGTTCACAGGCGGGCTTGTGTTCGATCCGTCGAACTTCGCCCAAAACATTGTCAAGGCTGGCCAGACCGCGCAGCGGGTCGTCACGCAGGCTCAACAGTATGCGACGCAAATCCAGCAGTACCGGATGGCTGTACAGCAGTTGAAATCGCTTGATCCCCGACAGCTGGCTGCATTGGGCGGGGTATCAATGACTGACTTGCAGTCTGTCTACAACTACATCGGCAGCTTGAAGAATGTCATGGGGGATTTGAACAACGTTTCTGATGCCTTGAACAAGCGGTTCACTGAAGCGCAGCTTTCGGGACGTAGTTGGCAGGACTATTTAGCATCGCAACAAGATGCAGTAAAAGCGAACGTCAAAGCGGCGCAGATCCGTGCGCAGAACGAGGCGGCGCTTTTGAAATCGGTTCAGGATGACTTCGCAATGGCAGCTGAATGGCAAGCGCAGATTCCTGCCACCTTGGGAACAAACGAAGACGTGCAGCTACTTAATGCACAGATGAACCGGCTCGTTATGCAGAACGCCCAAGTCATGAGATTGTTGGTCGACCAGAACGGCGCGATGAAATCTGCTGCGCAGATGGACGAATTGGCGAAGCGAAAGCAGGACGCTGAATCAAGGAGCGTTTTTTACAATGCAATTCATCAAGACGGCCAGAACACCAAGTCGTTGGTGGATGGTCTCCGCTGA
- a CDS encoding VirB4 family type IV secretion system protein: MLSIKAILGSYLKSVRSFSEMVPWMGLNASDMVFNVDGSLMVVYEVAGIDAEGRLPIETDGYVENFERALKVFDEHILVWSIMDRRRTEHYPDADFPTPIGKYLDLTWKQHLFGQRQYENRHYFAVIYRNLGGTSGFFDKLSNHMDRYKVGLLPALWKLGTAATSARKNASFAFEQFDSHENHFRQILEEFETTVGSLGFKKLQNNELLTFMHRRVSPPNDHHRVAMPDTPIYLNTYLPDSTLRRKKKHLEFEGDVVRYVGAMSVKNWPNVIGPGVTDPLLQIDGEITVSQCFEIWPKEKAQKYIQDTQDHFMASSKPWMSLMIEQMTKTESDKVDAGKLALADDAASALEDLTARERQFGHYNMTILSYGDTEKEMEETLSAVGSAMRTLVGAKVVRERMYALSAFTATLPGQWANIVRWGFVNVGNLADLAQLRAIRTGDRRNTHLSAQLQRPIPALALLPTEHNVPFNYNFHQGDLPHFFVVGPSRSGKTTLLNFLISQFFKYHPCNVLIFDKDYSCYVTSGLQGAKHIDMNPSTGKPPRMNPLRVVKDLTKRGWLMRWLQLIVTLRSYEWKTEDELTFNKALNMLADQPPEHWRLSELADFVRPLSSELYKELLPWLEDGGTYPHFDSVEDDFRLSDFTDVEMGGLLEDEILAPVFIDYAFFCIDEMLTLDPTAAIKPTLIYLEEVWYLLKNKKLRERFDNWLRTLAKKNAIVGMTTQSLAEIADSDIFTTIIDNIQNRIFLPNPSVMAHLDLYRDKFQLNAEQIERIRTAKRKVQYYFVNPEGMSRMVNVKFPPEMLACLRSDQLAKKKFEEFKAKLVPDWQEQFIEELVRIGEAAESE, encoded by the coding sequence ATGTTGAGCATTAAGGCGATTCTCGGCTCGTACCTCAAATCGGTCCGCAGCTTCTCTGAGATGGTTCCGTGGATGGGGCTGAATGCCTCTGACATGGTATTCAACGTCGATGGGTCGTTGATGGTCGTCTATGAGGTCGCGGGTATTGATGCTGAGGGGCGCCTTCCAATTGAGACTGACGGCTACGTTGAAAACTTCGAGCGGGCGCTGAAGGTCTTTGACGAGCACATCCTCGTCTGGTCGATCATGGACCGTCGTCGGACAGAGCATTATCCCGACGCCGATTTTCCCACGCCGATCGGTAAATACCTCGACCTGACTTGGAAGCAGCACTTATTCGGGCAACGCCAATACGAGAACCGGCACTACTTCGCCGTCATCTACCGGAATCTCGGCGGCACTTCCGGCTTCTTCGACAAGCTGTCAAACCATATGGACCGCTACAAGGTTGGGCTTTTGCCCGCCCTTTGGAAGCTGGGGACGGCGGCAACGTCCGCGCGCAAAAATGCATCGTTCGCATTCGAGCAGTTTGATTCGCATGAGAACCATTTCCGTCAGATCCTCGAAGAATTCGAGACGACCGTCGGCTCTCTCGGATTCAAGAAGCTGCAGAACAACGAGTTGTTGACGTTCATGCATCGGCGAGTTAGCCCGCCGAATGACCACCATCGTGTGGCCATGCCTGATACGCCTATCTATCTCAATACGTATCTCCCGGATTCGACGCTTCGCCGTAAGAAAAAGCACCTCGAGTTCGAAGGTGACGTGGTCCGCTACGTCGGCGCCATGAGTGTAAAGAATTGGCCAAACGTCATCGGTCCTGGTGTAACGGACCCGCTCCTGCAGATCGACGGCGAGATCACCGTCAGCCAGTGTTTTGAGATTTGGCCAAAGGAAAAAGCGCAGAAGTACATACAGGACACACAGGATCACTTCATGGCTTCCTCGAAGCCGTGGATGAGCCTCATGATCGAGCAGATGACCAAGACCGAATCGGACAAGGTCGATGCGGGGAAGCTCGCGCTCGCGGACGACGCTGCATCCGCGCTCGAGGACTTGACTGCACGTGAGCGGCAGTTTGGTCACTACAACATGACCATTCTGTCGTACGGTGACACCGAAAAGGAGATGGAAGAGACGCTGTCGGCAGTTGGCAGCGCAATGCGAACTCTCGTCGGCGCGAAAGTTGTTCGCGAGCGCATGTACGCGTTGTCGGCCTTCACTGCGACTCTGCCAGGCCAATGGGCAAACATCGTTCGATGGGGTTTCGTGAACGTCGGCAATCTCGCCGATCTTGCCCAGCTTCGTGCCATTCGCACCGGTGACCGGCGCAACACGCACTTGTCGGCCCAGCTACAACGGCCTATTCCAGCGCTAGCGTTGCTGCCCACCGAGCATAACGTACCGTTTAACTACAACTTCCACCAGGGAGATCTGCCTCACTTCTTCGTTGTCGGCCCTTCACGCTCCGGCAAGACCACGTTGCTGAACTTCCTCATTTCGCAGTTCTTCAAGTACCACCCTTGCAATGTCTTGATCTTTGACAAGGACTATTCGTGCTACGTGACCTCTGGCCTGCAGGGCGCCAAACACATTGACATGAACCCCAGTACTGGGAAGCCACCACGGATGAATCCGCTGCGCGTGGTGAAGGACTTGACGAAGCGCGGTTGGCTAATGCGGTGGCTTCAACTTATCGTTACCTTGCGGTCGTATGAGTGGAAGACCGAGGATGAGCTTACCTTCAACAAAGCCCTGAACATGTTGGCCGATCAGCCCCCTGAGCACTGGCGGCTGTCTGAACTCGCTGACTTTGTGCGCCCGCTGTCGAGTGAGCTCTACAAGGAATTGCTGCCGTGGCTCGAGGACGGCGGCACGTATCCTCATTTCGACAGTGTCGAAGATGACTTCCGGCTGTCTGACTTCACTGATGTTGAGATGGGCGGTCTGCTAGAGGACGAGATTCTGGCGCCAGTGTTTATCGACTATGCATTCTTCTGCATTGATGAAATGCTGACGCTCGATCCAACGGCGGCAATTAAACCGACGTTGATTTACCTCGAAGAGGTTTGGTATCTCCTGAAGAATAAAAAGCTTCGTGAACGCTTTGACAACTGGCTTCGCACTTTGGCTAAAAAGAATGCAATTGTCGGAATGACAACACAATCTTTGGCGGAAATTGCAGACAGCGATATCTTCACGACGATCATCGACAACATTCAGAACCGGATCTTCTTGCCGAATCCGAGCGTGATGGCGCACCTCGACTTGTACCGCGATAAGTTCCAGCTCAATGCCGAACAGATCGAACGGATCCGCACAGCAAAACGTAAAGTTCAGTATTACTTTGTCAATCCCGAGGGGATGTCTCGGATGGTGAACGTCAAGTTCCCGCCAGAAATGCTTGCATGCCTGCGTTCGGATCAGCTGGCCAAGAAGAAATTCGAGGAGTTCAAAGCCAAATTGGTGCCAGATTGGCAAGAGCAGTTCATCGAAGAATTGGTGCGCATCGGGGAGGCCGCGGAAAGTGAATAA
- a CDS encoding VirB3 family type IV secretion system protein, translating into MDYEPRTTVIHPSLMRVQTIAGVERRLAIVHISIAVAMLGVWRIWLYLPVFVLLHLFLVWLTKRDENIYQIYTQYSKQSDIYDPWVRIDRKSKIKRPHGFGRDILC; encoded by the coding sequence ATGGATTACGAACCGCGCACCACAGTAATCCACCCCTCCCTGATGAGAGTTCAAACGATCGCTGGCGTCGAGCGGCGCCTTGCGATCGTTCACATCTCGATCGCTGTCGCGATGCTTGGGGTATGGCGCATCTGGTTGTATTTACCCGTCTTCGTCCTTCTGCATCTGTTCCTCGTTTGGCTTACCAAGCGAGACGAAAACATCTACCAGATCTACACGCAGTACAGCAAACAGTCTGACATCTACGACCCATGGGTCCGGATCGATCGGAAGTCAAAAATCAAGCGGCCGCACGGCTTTGGGCGTGACATCCTATGTTGA
- a CDS encoding TrbC/VirB2 family protein yields MKLLMSQLSVFNTISQKQRKWAAFALLSAVGISSTPALAVMTLPITGILCDFFHLMTGPVGYAISGIVVVILGLLWAAGEVSGWIGRGLAVIVGISIALQAATWLGAIQTSGGAAGSGC; encoded by the coding sequence ATGAAACTTTTGATGTCCCAACTGTCGGTATTCAACACGATCTCGCAGAAGCAGCGTAAATGGGCAGCGTTCGCGCTCCTGTCGGCTGTAGGGATTTCTTCCACGCCGGCTCTCGCCGTAATGACGCTTCCGATCACGGGCATTCTGTGTGATTTTTTCCACCTTATGACCGGCCCCGTCGGCTACGCAATCTCAGGGATTGTTGTGGTGATCCTGGGGTTGCTGTGGGCTGCGGGGGAGGTCAGCGGTTGGATCGGCCGCGGCTTGGCGGTCATCGTTGGCATTTCCATCGCTTTGCAAGCAGCTACCTGGTTGGGCGCGATCCAAACATCGGGTGGCGCTGCAGGCAGCGGCTGCTAA
- a CDS encoding ATPase, T2SS/T4P/T4SS family, with product MSDPIGDAKSRREQSVLAKVRNCLTTLQEWFDDQSVTDIMINRPDDVWVQQGGRQFSTGAKISASQIEAAITLLASNSGFTVSQESADAIVSTKLPGFRVEATLPPVAVDGPTICFRRNNMVVMSMDDWIRQGALPKEIADFLVDVVRKRLGVAVVGSTGSGKTTFANTLLGCFPEGDRIITIEQVPELVLKAPNSVRLQIDLQRKITAKRLLESVLRQNPNRIVLGEARGAEANDLLQSANTGHPGPLVTLHANNGREGLIRFEDMVAQASDAPDSREGIQVRIASAFQVMVFMTLVGDDRIVAEVVSVDGFNRQTKEYETKLIYRSNRYETFDVPTVGIQHDLAEAA from the coding sequence ATGAGCGATCCAATTGGGGACGCGAAGAGCAGGCGCGAACAGAGTGTCTTGGCGAAGGTCCGGAACTGCCTGACGACTCTGCAAGAGTGGTTTGATGATCAATCGGTAACGGACATCATGATCAACCGGCCGGACGACGTGTGGGTCCAGCAGGGTGGCCGCCAATTCAGCACCGGCGCAAAGATCAGTGCGAGCCAGATTGAAGCCGCCATCACGCTGCTGGCGTCAAATTCCGGGTTCACCGTTAGCCAAGAGTCTGCTGATGCAATCGTCAGCACGAAGCTTCCAGGTTTCCGCGTTGAGGCTACGTTGCCGCCGGTGGCGGTCGACGGCCCGACCATTTGTTTCCGGCGAAACAACATGGTCGTCATGTCAATGGATGACTGGATCAGGCAGGGAGCCCTTCCCAAGGAGATCGCGGATTTCCTCGTGGACGTTGTTCGCAAGCGACTCGGAGTGGCGGTCGTCGGAAGTACTGGTTCGGGGAAAACAACTTTCGCCAACACGCTACTTGGCTGTTTCCCCGAAGGGGATCGGATTATCACCATCGAGCAGGTGCCGGAGCTTGTACTCAAAGCGCCGAACAGCGTACGTCTGCAAATCGATCTGCAGCGGAAGATTACTGCAAAGCGGCTGCTCGAGAGTGTGCTGCGACAGAACCCCAACCGCATCGTCCTCGGCGAGGCACGTGGTGCAGAAGCAAACGATTTGCTGCAGTCCGCCAACACAGGCCACCCAGGCCCACTCGTGACCCTGCACGCTAACAACGGCAGGGAAGGGTTGATTCGATTCGAGGACATGGTTGCGCAAGCGAGTGACGCGCCTGATAGCCGTGAGGGCATTCAAGTGCGTATCGCTTCTGCCTTCCAGGTGATGGTCTTCATGACTCTGGTTGGCGACGACCGGATTGTCGCTGAAGTAGTGAGTGTCGATGGCTTTAACCGCCAGACGAAAGAGTACGAAACCAAACTGATCTATAGGAGCAATCGATATGAAACTTTTGATGTCCCAACTGTCGGTATTCAACACGATCTCGCAGAAGCAGCGTAA
- a CDS encoding DUF4400 domain-containing protein has protein sequence MKWGLHLKFWILLTLVVLLSVPALVSVQSGLDRVAREVEMTRSVFGDDMTEHIVGRAKAVYKAAFVDTGFIADLNKTHLSEDDVRKAHAMSGALKHFSALTNSYFGSMVINLYGMMIRVFIIAHWLAYVAPFLLACVVDGYMTRAKKLAGFAYQNPSAFSLAAHALLWIIFFPVMYLVAPLPVTPLFMPLWALVMALPVAVMLANSQRIFGS, from the coding sequence ATGAAATGGGGACTGCATCTCAAGTTCTGGATCCTGCTAACCCTGGTCGTCCTATTGTCTGTGCCGGCCTTGGTGTCGGTGCAGTCGGGATTGGACCGGGTAGCCCGCGAAGTTGAAATGACGCGTTCGGTCTTCGGCGACGACATGACGGAGCACATTGTTGGCCGGGCGAAAGCTGTGTACAAGGCCGCCTTCGTGGATACCGGATTTATCGCAGATCTAAACAAGACACATCTGTCAGAAGACGATGTGCGCAAGGCACATGCGATGAGCGGTGCTTTGAAGCACTTTTCCGCGCTCACCAATTCTTACTTCGGCTCTATGGTGATCAATCTCTACGGGATGATGATCCGTGTGTTCATCATCGCGCATTGGTTGGCTTACGTAGCTCCGTTCCTCTTGGCCTGCGTGGTTGATGGCTACATGACGCGTGCAAAGAAGCTGGCGGGATTCGCATATCAGAATCCGAGCGCATTTTCGCTCGCAGCGCACGCTCTGCTTTGGATCATCTTCTTCCCGGTCATGTACCTGGTTGCCCCGCTGCCGGTGACCCCGTTGTTCATGCCCCTTTGGGCGCTTGTCATGGCGCTGCCTGTTGCAGTCATGCTCGCCAACTCGCAAAGGATCTTCGGTTCGTAA
- the traD gene encoding conjugative transfer system coupling protein TraD (Members of this protein family are the putative conjugative coupling factor, TraD, as the term is used for the SXT and TOL plasmid systems.): MIIDFQNLFRPTYEARSAAAWGVSLVSMTGIALTSDISTSAFLWMGAGSAGMLLWRGSQAKRIWDFKANLAGKPFTFLKADVVRINIPKFGDNLWLGWGFRWEPSHTQQATEIMKRDLAAVYPPKWFLKVRGLKGSQLDPKNAKGLQWIHGLAEESDMLMPLTAMQGHTAVLATTGAIKTTLYSLLVYQLALRGYTIVILDPKGDHDLKEIARNAGTLSGRPEKVLTFHPAFPSESVRIDTLKNWDRETQVASRISSLIPSDGDESFRSFVWMQVNHVAQAQIYTGTRPSWSSLLDAIQNLNGAQKLLEKALRKFFTLNVPLWESQVAPLVSKYNKPEKGKGGDMEGASPELRAYVEFFETAVPEREQPRQIKGLISTVRSNREWFAKMMVLLLPLLTKLTAGELEGLLSPDYDDIDDPRPIFDTKKIVDGGYIFYAGLDSLSDPEVGSAIAAALLSDLQAVAGERYNYDKNVKDKSRIVVLIDEWGDVMCEPVIQELNKGRGAGLDIIACGQTFADLADKLGSEVKAKRMIGNFNNLIAGATQDADTQEIIAEKIGETFIKKVSRSHGRNSKTEDHGIEFGGSVSETVSEEATELFPITLMSKLPDLHYMAVWNRGTVIKGRIPKLVL, encoded by the coding sequence ATGATCATCGATTTCCAGAACCTCTTCCGTCCGACGTATGAAGCCCGGTCCGCGGCGGCGTGGGGTGTGTCGCTGGTCTCAATGACGGGCATCGCTCTTACTTCGGATATCAGCACCTCGGCGTTTCTTTGGATGGGTGCTGGATCTGCGGGCATGCTGCTTTGGCGCGGAAGTCAGGCGAAACGGATTTGGGATTTCAAGGCAAATTTGGCAGGAAAACCGTTCACGTTCCTGAAGGCAGACGTAGTTCGAATCAACATTCCGAAGTTCGGTGACAACCTGTGGCTAGGGTGGGGCTTCAGATGGGAGCCAAGCCATACTCAGCAGGCAACGGAGATCATGAAGCGTGATCTTGCCGCCGTCTACCCACCGAAATGGTTCTTGAAGGTTCGAGGACTAAAGGGCTCTCAGCTCGACCCGAAGAATGCCAAGGGTCTTCAATGGATTCATGGGCTTGCGGAAGAAAGCGACATGCTGATGCCGCTGACGGCCATGCAAGGACACACGGCCGTCTTGGCAACCACCGGCGCAATCAAGACAACGTTGTACAGCCTGCTGGTGTACCAGCTTGCGTTGCGCGGCTACACGATTGTCATCCTGGACCCAAAAGGTGACCACGATCTTAAGGAGATTGCGAGGAACGCTGGCACGCTATCGGGGCGGCCCGAGAAGGTGCTTACGTTCCACCCTGCATTTCCCTCGGAGTCCGTGCGAATCGATACGCTTAAGAACTGGGACCGCGAGACACAGGTTGCTTCCCGGATTTCTTCTTTGATTCCCTCCGATGGTGACGAGTCATTTCGGTCGTTCGTGTGGATGCAGGTCAACCATGTGGCTCAGGCACAAATCTATACCGGCACACGCCCGTCCTGGTCGTCTTTGCTCGACGCGATCCAAAACCTTAACGGGGCGCAGAAGCTTCTGGAAAAGGCTCTGAGGAAATTCTTCACCCTCAACGTCCCACTCTGGGAGAGCCAGGTCGCTCCGCTTGTTTCAAAGTACAACAAGCCGGAGAAAGGAAAGGGCGGCGATATGGAAGGCGCCTCCCCTGAGTTGCGCGCCTATGTGGAGTTCTTTGAGACTGCTGTCCCTGAGCGAGAACAACCACGGCAGATCAAGGGGCTGATTAGCACCGTACGGTCGAATCGTGAGTGGTTCGCAAAGATGATGGTTCTCCTACTGCCGCTCCTCACCAAACTTACCGCCGGCGAGTTGGAGGGTCTTCTTAGCCCTGACTACGACGACATCGACGATCCGCGGCCAATCTTTGACACCAAGAAAATCGTCGACGGTGGGTACATCTTCTATGCGGGACTAGATTCTCTGAGCGACCCGGAAGTTGGATCGGCGATCGCGGCAGCACTCTTGTCTGATCTCCAGGCCGTTGCGGGTGAGCGCTACAACTACGACAAGAATGTCAAAGACAAGTCTCGCATTGTGGTCTTGATCGACGAGTGGGGCGACGTGATGTGTGAGCCTGTGATTCAGGAACTCAATAAGGGCCGCGGCGCGGGCCTTGACATCATTGCTTGCGGCCAGACCTTTGCCGACCTTGCAGACAAGCTAGGGTCAGAAGTAAAAGCGAAGCGAATGATAGGGAACTTCAACAATCTGATCGCGGGTGCAACGCAAGACGCTGATACGCAGGAAATCATCGCCGAGAAAATTGGCGAAACATTCATCAAGAAGGTTTCGCGAAGCCATGGCCGAAATTCGAAGACAGAAGACCACGGCATCGAATTCGGTGGATCGGTGAGCGAAACAGTCTCGGAGGAGGCCACAGAGCTTTTTCCGATCACGCTCATGAGCAAGCTGCCTGACCTGCATTACATGGCGGTCTGGAATCGAGGCACTGTCATCAAGGGGCGCATTCCAAAACTCGTTCTGTAA